The nucleotide window CCTTTGTGATATCTTGTGGTTGTTCCTTGGGCCGTAAGTATCTTAGAAAGTAAAGTCCTATACTCTTGCTCTGCCGCGCTATAATCAGTTTTTTCGATAAATGATAGCGCATATTGTTCGCGAGTTTGATAAAGACTTTGAAGTTCTGGTGATAAATCCGATTTCTTATTTTCAATCACATTCATTATTCGTTTTGACGCCCAACAATATATTTAACAAGTTTTCTCTATTTAAGCAAAAAACAGGGTATAGTCAAGCAAAAACAACTCATTTAAAACTTCTTTTTTCTCTTATTCTATGCTATGTTATGATTGCTTTACGGCTCTTTTTTATCCGCTCTCTTATATGATGAGCCTATTTATGTATTATGCAAAAAATTTCAATTACCATCATAACCCTCAATGAAGAAGCTAATATCCGCGCCTGCCTTGAGAGCATCAAATGGGCTGATGAAATCCTTGTTTCGGATTCGGGAAGCAGCGATAAAACTGTTGAGATTTGTAAGGAATACGGGGCAAAGGTTTTTAATGACAGATGGTTGGGTTTTGGCAAACAGAAGAATTTAGTTGCAGGCAGGGCAAAGAATAACTGGATTTTAAATATTGATGCGGATGAGAGGGTGATCCCTCAATTGCATGAAGAAATAGAATCAGTTTTGAATGAAAGCGGCTGTGACGGATACAATATCCCGCGTAAAAATTTTTTTGGAGGCAGATGGATAAAATATTGCGGCTGGTATCCTGATTATAATCTAAGGTTTTATCGAAAGGATAAGGGAAGCTTTAATGAGCGGAGCGTTCATGAGGCAGTTCAGATTAACGGGAAGACGGGCTATCTTAAATCTCAGATGGAACACTATACATATCGTGATGTAAGCGATTATTTAAAGAGGATGGACAGATACTCTGCCCTGGCCGCTGAGGAGATGTTTAAGGAAGGCCGTAAGGCAGGTTATTTTGATATCTTGTTTAGGCCGCTTTTTACATTTCTAAAGATGTTTTTCCTGCAGAAGGGTTTTATGGAAGGCAGGACAGGCATGGTGTTGTCAGGGCTCTATGCCAGCTATACACTGTCAAAGTATGCCAAGCTATGGGAGATGTCAGGAAAACGGTAATGCGAAAAACATTAGGCAAAATAGTGCGTCTTCCTTATCCCTCAAACCTTATTTTAGATATACACTCCTATTGCAATGCAGCTTGCAAAGTATGTCCATATCCAAATTTATCAAAAAAGCTGACGATGGGTATAATGGAGGAGGGTTTATTTAAAAAAATTGTTGATGAATTTTCTTCTTTTGTTAAAAACTATCCTATCCGCGGCCATATAATATTCTGCAATATGGGAGAGCCTTTTGTAGATTCAAAGGTTTTTGATAAATTTTCCTATGTTCTTAATGCCGGTTTGAAATTAGCGATTCAAACAAATGCATTTTTGTTGACCCCGGACCGTATAGATAGATTGGTCACAATGGGGATTAAAGCCCCAATTTATATAAGTTGTCATGGTATTACTCCAGGTGTATATAAATACATCATGGGATTAGATATCGATAAAACACTCAAAAACATAGATTACTTAATTAAACATTATCCAAAAGGCCTCATACAAATAAGGGCGATTTCTTACAATTGGCCTTTGGGGGAAGTTTTAAAGGTAAAACGCTATTGGGAAGGAAAAAATATCCCGGTAAAAATTTTTCTGCCAAATTCTCGTACGGGGTTGGTTAACAATTGCAGTTCGTGGAAATTGAA belongs to Deltaproteobacteria bacterium and includes:
- a CDS encoding SPASM domain-containing protein — encoded protein: MGDVRKTVMRKTLGKIVRLPYPSNLILDIHSYCNAACKVCPYPNLSKKLTMGIMEEGLFKKIVDEFSSFVKNYPIRGHIIFCNMGEPFVDSKVFDKFSYVLNAGLKLAIQTNAFLLTPDRIDRLVTMGIKAPIYISCHGITPGVYKYIMGLDIDKTLKNIDYLIKHYPKGLIQIRAISYNWPLGEVLKVKRYWEGKNIPVKIFLPNSRTGLVNNCSSWKLKYPGNKLKGCKKTLPLRDMVVAFNGDVLLCCEDMGREIVMGNLKENSIHEVWNSAKAMDILEKVFLGKPSDDNFICKECEFGKSTTFKKIIRSIDNEWHKLLKCSI
- a CDS encoding glycosyltransferase family 2 protein codes for the protein MQKISITIITLNEEANIRACLESIKWADEILVSDSGSSDKTVEICKEYGAKVFNDRWLGFGKQKNLVAGRAKNNWILNIDADERVIPQLHEEIESVLNESGCDGYNIPRKNFFGGRWIKYCGWYPDYNLRFYRKDKGSFNERSVHEAVQINGKTGYLKSQMEHYTYRDVSDYLKRMDRYSALAAEEMFKEGRKAGYFDILFRPLFTFLKMFFLQKGFMEGRTGMVLSGLYASYTLSKYAKLWEMSGKR